ATAAACAGCACACTATATATTACATATCTTCGGATATTAACTTTTTTCTGGGTATGTATAGCAGgttaattttttgttcttttttgaaaatcaaattttacctTCTGAGAAGTTTATATTCTGCATTGATAAAGAATTATTATAGATATACTAGAATTTCAAGTTAATCTATGAATGCTCCAGGCAAGCACATAGACACAAGGTACGTGTATATTCTATTTATCGCACGTCAGTCGACAAGGTGTACTCGCAATTAAGTGtcacgtatacatgtatatattaaaaatttacaacattctcatatatatttacagCCATATACCTGACCAAATGACACTGGGGATCAGAATAGAAGAGACAGAATGATCTCTCTGGGCAGAAATAGCCGGCAATGCTTCCGGTAACATGACTTCGATCACCGCACAAAACGGGACGACGACGCCATTCTACATCCGGCCAGACAACTCGCTTCCGGTCCAAACCCGGGACACCTACCTCTTGATCGCCACCTTCGTCTCCGTCCTCATCATCATGGGAATCGTCATCGCCTTCATTAACCGGAAGTGTCGTAATTCCTTGTCAAGGGCCAGGTTTCGTCTGCTCCATCTACGTCACCATGACGCGCTGACGACGGGACGCAGGAGGAGACAACTCCGGTCTACAGAAGTACCGGCCCCTCACGTTCACAGTCTGCATGACCCCAACAGTCCCGTGTACAGCAAGGAGGTCAATGTATCCGTGACGCCGCACCCACAACACAGACCCAGCCGTGGGGAGAGAGCGACCGGATCCTGGGACTCCGAGCACGAGTCCGGAAGCTGTATTAGCTATGTGGATCCGGATTCTGGGATATCTGTTGTATCCAGTAAAACTGGAGGGTCGAACTGTTCTATGGCTGGCTATCGCTCAACGCGTGACAGGACACGGAAAAATTGGGAAACACCAGCAGGAGTGGTTCCTTCTCCCGGTAATCAGCTGGTTAAAGTCCTGATGCCGGAGAAATTGATCAAAGACCCCCGTCTCATTACGTCATCCGATGTAAATCGTCATGTCAACAGCGCTCCAGAacttacaaaaaacaaaacgcGCGTTCGTAGCTTTGGACCACAGCACAAATTAACGAGAATGAAAATCTATAGTGAAAACACCCAGGGACCACGAATTATAGGAAGTGAACGATTGGGTGAGATAGACCAGCATTCATCCTTCGATGTGATCTCAGTAGACAGCAGTGAAATGTCTTTTGATGAGAATTGTAATAGGATTcagtataaaaatgtaaatcaaaCGGTACATGGTGACCAGTATTATTACGAATTTAACTCAAATTATGGACCAGCGACACAGCGAAATGCAAATCAAACAGATTCATGGAGAATTAAGACCCTGAAACACAAAGTGAGTGTCCCCAAACGCATGTCGTCCACCTGTCACCCGTCCGGCGATGAATCAGTGTCATGCAACTCCCCGCACCTCTCTGCCGTCACCCTTGGAGTGGGTGGGGCTCTGTACAGACAGCCAGAGACCAGGGCGGGGGTGGGTGGTGATCTGTACAGACAGCCAGAGACCAGGGCGGGGCTCCACGGTCTGATCCCCTCCCTAGAGGATTTCGTTGACTTCCTACAGGAAAGACGACGAAAGCTGTCCTTCACAAACACAGAGGGACAAGATGATAGGTTTTGATACTATTGTCACTGATGCACGCCTACAAAGAACAAAGTGACCAACAGTGAAAAATGGCATTACTTTATACGTGTTTTAAAACCTGTTACTATGGGCGTTTCAATTTAAATCAGTTAAATATACCAAAACATGTACTCTAAAATTAATAAGTTGTACATCAGCCAGTAGTAGTCCACTTTCTCTTAACCGAAAAcagttaattttgatttaaatgcaTGTCATACACAGTGTTTGTCATAATAACGTATCACCTATACTGTTCAGGAAAATACAAATTAGTGTCGTTTAAAACAATCTCGAATTTCGTCACTTCCTGCAGAGATCTTTACAGTTATAAGGCATTTAATTTGATAGCCAAAGATTCGACTGATTAAAAACACTAATTTGGGAAGCGCATTTGCTTAGGGCATTCATAGCTAAACGGTGTACCTTAACTTTTGAAACACCTCTTAAAAAGCTATGTTTCCATTGCAATACAGTTATGTGTTGATAGTTCAATACTATATGTTGAACTTTTGTTGTCATTGCAATTtaagttattgtttaaaattttaaaatgtactacatgtataatattgacTCGTGTACGAAAATTTACTGAGTAATATTTGGTTAAGACATGTCTGGTAACATTTATATCATTCAGTTAGCAACGATTTCGGTGAAAGTCACCCGACAAGcatcatataccggtatatatatattcacgGTGTTGATACTGTTGTTTGTACAGATAGTTTTGATGGCGAAGAGAAGGGTTCCGGTAAGGTGAAGCCCGAGGGGAGGGCGGAGAAAAGTATGTTATCATATTGCCCTTTCATCGCTGAAAGATATTcagggaaaaaaaatcataaacttAACTGGTGCCAGGaaacttttctttattcaaacTGCTCAAAAATCAAGATATTGTttcaaatccttatatccgtgaTTATTTGCACGCATGCATGTTAATACTGAAACTGCTCATTTATTCATTGATTTTCTATGTATGTCATAACTAACATGTTCCGTTGTTACCTTTATAAGCTGTCTTATACTGTTATCACTGTTATCGCAAAATGATTACATGCAAATAAAAAGACAGCTACAAGCTGTTTGTCAattcatgggtttttttttttcatttagtcATGCATGCACTTTAGCGATTTAGCGACCCACGTAGTTAAAATAAACTGAATCTCTCACTGTTCACTTTAATAAAATCCCTCACATCGTGAAAACCTACAGAAGCTTGACCACATATACCCATCTCTCAACAAAGATGGAGCTTGTACATGTAGACTAATAACCGCATGCAGAGTGTCGATGAGATTCCTGACTGTTCAGTTTTATTAAATCCCTCACTGTTCAATGTCATTTGATCCCCCACGGTTCAATGTCATTAGGTCTCCCACGGTTCAATGCCATTTGGTCCCTCACTGTTCAATGTCAATAAATCCGATCCGTCACTGCTCAATGTCCTTTAATATCTCGTTTTTCGTTTCATTAAACCCCTCACTGTTTAATGTCATTTGATCTCTTACTGTCCAATGTCATTAAATCCCTCGCTGTTCAATGTCATTTGTTCCCCCACTTTTCAATGTCATTACACCCCCACTGATCAATGTCATTGAATTCCTCACTGTTCAATGTCATTTGTTCCCCCACTGTGCAATGTCATAAGGTCTCCCACAGTTTAATGTCATTAGGTCCCTCACTGTTCAAAGTCAATAAATCCCTCACTGTTCAATGTCCTTTAACATCTCCTTTTTCGTTTCATTAAACATTTCACTGTTTAATGTCATTTAATCTCTCACTGTTCAATGTCAATAAATCCCTCACTGTTCAATGTCATTTAATCTCTCGTTTTTAGTTTCATTAAATCCTTTACTGTTCAATGTCACTTAGTATGTCAATGTTCAATGTCAGTTGACCTTTCACTGTTCAATGTCATTGAATCCCACTGTTCAATCTTACACTGTTTTATGTCATTGAATCCCTCACTGTCCAAAATCATCAGATCCCTAATTGTTCAATGTCATAAGATCCCCCACTGATCAATGTCTTTAAACATCTCATTGTTCAATGTCATTAGATCCCTCGCTGTTCTATGTCATTAGATCCCTCGCTGTTCAATGTCATTAAATCCCTCACTGTTCAATGTCATTA
This genomic window from Crassostrea angulata isolate pt1a10 unplaced genomic scaffold, ASM2561291v2 HiC_scaffold_377, whole genome shotgun sequence contains:
- the LOC128170176 gene encoding uncharacterized protein LOC128170176, with protein sequence MTSITAQNGTTTPFYIRPDNSLPVQTRDTYLLIATFVSVLIIMGIVIAFINRKCRNSLSRARFRLLHLRHHDALTTGRRRRQLRSTEVPAPHVHSLHDPNSPVYSKEVNVSVTPHPQHRPSRGERATGSWDSEHESGSCISYVDPDSGISVVSSKTGGSNCSMAGYRSTRDRTRKNWETPAGVVPSPGNQLVKVLMPEKLIKDPRLITSSDVNRHVNSAPELTKNKTRVRSFGPQHKLTRMKIYSENTQGPRIIGSERLGEIDQHSSFDVISVDSSEMSFDENCNRIQYKNVNQTVHGDQYYYEFNSNYGPATQRNANQTDSWRIKTLKHKVSVPKRMSSTCHPSGDESVSCNSPHLSAVTLGVGGALYRQPETRAGVGGDLYRQPETRAGLHGLIPSLEDFVDFLQERRRKLSFTNTEGQDDRF